Proteins encoded by one window of Blautia argi:
- a CDS encoding putative manganese transporter gives MIIDVFLDAFLDTIKLIPFLFLTYFLMEYLEHRTKAATQQMVRKAGRFGPLIGGMAGAFPQCGFSAAASGFYAGGVISVGTLLAIFLSTSDEMLPIFLSESVAAGTIFKILGLKVVIGAVSGFAIDFLWRLGSRKRAEYREQHHQHQEHHEKDIHDLCEHEHCHCEEGSILKSALIHTAQITVFIFLVSAGIGFLVETVGQETIGSFIVNQPVLGVFLAALIGMIPNCAASVIITQMYLGGILGTGQMLAGLLAGAGVGVLVLCKTNKGAKENLGIIGILYGVSVFWGILFEVSGIVV, from the coding sequence ATTATAATTGATGTTTTTCTGGACGCATTTCTGGATACAATAAAATTGATTCCCTTCCTGTTCCTGACATATTTTCTTATGGAATATCTGGAACACAGGACAAAGGCAGCTACACAGCAAATGGTAAGAAAAGCCGGCAGATTCGGCCCGCTCATTGGCGGTATGGCAGGGGCATTTCCGCAATGCGGTTTTTCTGCTGCAGCTTCGGGTTTTTATGCCGGAGGAGTCATTTCTGTGGGAACGCTTCTGGCTATTTTTCTTTCCACCTCAGATGAGATGCTGCCCATTTTTCTTTCAGAATCTGTAGCAGCAGGTACGATTTTTAAAATTTTAGGTTTAAAGGTGGTAATTGGCGCGGTGTCCGGCTTTGCCATTGATTTTCTCTGGAGGCTTGGAAGCAGGAAGCGGGCAGAATACAGAGAGCAGCATCACCAACACCAGGAACATCACGAAAAAGATATCCATGATTTGTGCGAACATGAGCATTGTCACTGTGAAGAGGGAAGTATACTGAAGTCGGCTTTGATACATACAGCGCAGATAACAGTTTTTATTTTTCTGGTATCTGCGGGCATTGGTTTTCTGGTAGAAACAGTAGGACAGGAAACGATTGGAAGCTTTATTGTAAATCAGCCGGTATTGGGAGTATTTCTGGCAGCCCTGATTGGAATGATTCCAAACTGTGCGGCTTCTGTTATTATTACGCAGATGTATTTAGGCGGAATTCTGGGAACAGGACAGATGCTTGCCGGACTTCTGGCAGGTGCAGGCGTTGGTGTACTGGTGCTTTGCAAAACCAATAAAGGCGCAAAAGAAAATTTGGGTATTATAGGAATCCTGTATGGAGTTAGTGTGTTCTGGGGCATTTTGTTTGAAGTTTCGGGCATTGTGGTTTAA